A single genomic interval of bacterium harbors:
- a CDS encoding HNH endonuclease signature motif containing protein produces MSIEKRQITEQEKAMVLSHHGNRCFIDGAPFEDDEVIDFHHIKPYSRGGQTNIDNIAPVCKKHHSRIGTMSLQEYKDKIELDRFFEGGPKYLDDLIKEKCGRCEPKIKYEDKGDHITLYFDDSAHNFPLYECPIKKWKYFYAKLPVVNIGNDKDLQPRALRVVSLWGLYRHFQLNTQLSPSICRIDENGGLLLFDGQHKAAAQIWSGQKYIECKVYLTPDSRILKETNLEAHGSFRQMSFYSHELMKKYADLFGEDWNEYIKTEGAKSEIEFMSFLMVSKNHSKAQAKNEIALAMYNEIIDDPDNKLSKYLSEKSRGRQQPLTFARLKKTFFQYMLVPPPTECEFESDEDFRKDEKRNLIRLMNIVAEEGLDDKWDPEKNNSMHKRAERIFGAGSIRAWVILLTNVINTHLRHYTDEQRAQFFFRKIPDAEFNYFKQFVQKLFTHKIWDDPDPAGELSARLAKDDIETARALFEEKGLTVDWILGNPEV; encoded by the coding sequence ATGTCTATCGAAAAAAGGCAAATAACAGAACAAGAAAAAGCAATGGTTTTGAGTCACCATGGGAATAGATGTTTTATCGATGGAGCTCCATTTGAAGATGATGAAGTAATAGACTTTCATCATATAAAGCCGTATTCGAGAGGTGGGCAAACAAATATTGATAATATAGCTCCTGTCTGCAAAAAGCATCACAGTAGGATTGGCACTATGAGCTTACAAGAATATAAGGATAAGATTGAATTGGACCGTTTTTTTGAAGGTGGGCCTAAATACTTAGATGACTTGATAAAAGAAAAATGCGGGAGATGTGAGCCAAAAATTAAATATGAAGATAAAGGAGATCATATAACACTCTACTTTGACGATTCTGCGCATAATTTTCCTCTTTACGAATGCCCGATAAAAAAATGGAAGTATTTCTATGCTAAATTACCTGTTGTAAATATAGGAAATGATAAGGATCTGCAACCTAGGGCATTAAGAGTAGTATCTCTTTGGGGGCTATATAGACATTTTCAGTTAAATACACAATTGTCGCCCTCTATATGTAGGATTGATGAAAATGGTGGGCTTTTATTGTTTGATGGCCAACATAAAGCAGCTGCCCAAATTTGGTCAGGACAAAAATATATTGAATGCAAAGTGTATTTAACTCCAGACTCCAGAATATTAAAAGAGACAAATTTGGAAGCACACGGATCATTTCGTCAAATGTCCTTTTACTCACATGAATTAATGAAAAAATATGCGGATCTATTTGGGGAAGATTGGAATGAGTATATCAAAACTGAGGGAGCGAAATCAGAAATAGAGTTTATGAGTTTTCTTATGGTTAGTAAAAACCACTCAAAAGCACAGGCAAAAAATGAAATTGCTCTAGCTATGTACAATGAAATCATAGATGATCCCGATAATAAACTCTCTAAGTATTTATCTGAAAAGAGTAGAGGGAGGCAACAACCACTAACTTTTGCTAGGCTCAAAAAGACATTTTTTCAATATATGCTAGTTCCACCACCTACAGAATGTGAATTTGAATCTGATGAAGATTTTCGAAAAGACGAGAAAAGAAATCTGATTCGTTTGATGAATATAGTTGCTGAAGAGGGACTTGATGATAAATGGGATCCTGAAAAAAATAATTCAATGCATAAAAGGGCCGAAAGAATCTTCGGAGCTGGTTCTATTCGTGCATGGGTAATTTTGCTAACAAACGTGATCAATACACATCTCCGGCACTATACCGATGAACAACGAGCTCAATTCTTTTTTAGAAAAATTCCAGATGCCGAATTTAATTACTTCAAACAATTTGTTCAGAAACTATTTACCCATAAAATATGGGACGACCCAGATCCGGCTGGTGAACTTAGTGCAAGATTAGCAAAAGATGATATAGAGACAGCAAGAGCATTGTTTGAGGAAAAAGGACTAACTGTTGATTGGATATTGGGCAATCCTGAAGTATAA